From Gammaproteobacteria bacterium, one genomic window encodes:
- a CDS encoding heparan-alpha-glucosaminide N-acetyltransferase, with protein MPEVDFARGLAVILMVAFHFAWDLDHFGLIEVDTLEGPFYWFGRAVGSSFIFLLGLSLVLATRRKPASWRFYWQRGVQLLLLGLLVTVATYFTVGRGFVIFGILSLLGLLCFLLYPLQRAPAWLLAVLGVAMVTIGYHLDGVRIEGPWLLWLGVVESGRYMADWYPLLPWGGYGLLGVATGKWLYAERVEGFLSLRHYQSTWGKTLHFLGQHPLVIYLVHQPILMGTFLLLGYRA; from the coding sequence ATGCCCGAGGTCGACTTTGCGAGAGGTCTTGCCGTCATCCTGATGGTGGCATTTCACTTCGCTTGGGACCTGGACCACTTCGGCTTGATCGAGGTCGATACCCTGGAAGGGCCTTTTTACTGGTTCGGTCGGGCAGTCGGTTCCTCGTTCATCTTCCTGCTGGGCCTCTCGCTGGTGCTGGCGACACGCCGCAAGCCAGCCTCCTGGCGCTTCTACTGGCAGCGCGGCGTGCAACTCCTGCTGCTCGGCCTGCTGGTGACCGTCGCCACCTACTTCACCGTTGGCCGAGGCTTCGTGATCTTCGGCATCCTCAGCCTGCTGGGCCTGCTGTGCTTCCTGTTGTATCCGCTGCAGCGCGCGCCAGCCTGGCTGCTGGCCGTACTGGGTGTGGCGATGGTGACCATTGGCTATCATCTCGATGGCGTGCGCATCGAGGGACCCTGGCTGCTGTGGCTGGGCGTGGTTGAAAGCGGGCGCTACATGGCGGACTGGTATCCGTTGCTGCCCTGGGGTGGCTATGGCCTGCTGGGCGTGGCTACGGGCAAGTGGCTGTATGCAGAACGCGTTGAAGGGTTCCTGTCGTTACGGCATTACCAATCGACCTGGGGAAAGACGCTGCATTTCCTTGGCCAGCACCCGTTGGTCATCTATCTCGTGCACCAGCCCATCCTGATGGGCACATTCCTGCTGCTGGGGTATCGCGCATGA